The following are encoded together in the Armatimonadota bacterium genome:
- a CDS encoding site-specific DNA-methyltransferase encodes MSDQASPSNKLNDLTNRDWLRETKSFWMSRASGMPEPAASALSDFVDWLLHSRDPQDAEEILSQLDDSFVFSRTPPRSKLKALHPATFSELDVERLIRFFTKTEERVLDPFVGSGSTLIACANCERSGVGIELSEQWADIARRRIEQETSGGLLTSARQEVLVGDALEMLKQMPGESVDFVVTSPPYWSILTKKAGLKVQAEREAKGLPTQYSQDKRDLGNVEDYEEFLALLTAVFAECGRVLRAGRYMAVVVSDFRHGSRFYLYHAHLAERIEAVGIPLRGVTILAQDNKNLYPFGVPNQFVSNIHHQYILVFQRPK; translated from the coding sequence TTGAGTGACCAGGCCAGCCCCAGCAACAAGCTCAATGACCTGACCAACCGCGACTGGCTGCGAGAGACCAAGAGCTTCTGGATGTCACGGGCCTCCGGAATGCCCGAACCCGCGGCAAGCGCTCTGTCGGACTTCGTGGATTGGCTCCTGCACTCGCGCGACCCACAGGATGCCGAGGAGATACTTTCGCAACTCGACGACAGCTTCGTGTTCAGCAGGACCCCTCCGCGCAGCAAGCTCAAGGCTCTGCACCCGGCTACTTTCAGCGAGCTCGATGTGGAGCGCCTGATCCGGTTCTTCACGAAGACGGAAGAGCGCGTGCTGGACCCCTTCGTCGGAAGCGGATCGACGCTGATTGCCTGTGCGAACTGTGAACGCTCCGGCGTGGGTATCGAGTTGTCCGAGCAATGGGCGGACATTGCCCGCAGGCGCATTGAGCAGGAGACGTCAGGCGGGCTCCTGACATCTGCGCGCCAGGAAGTCCTGGTCGGTGATGCGCTGGAGATGCTGAAGCAGATGCCCGGTGAGAGCGTGGATTTCGTGGTCACCAGTCCACCGTACTGGAGCATCCTGACCAAGAAGGCGGGGTTGAAGGTGCAGGCCGAGCGTGAGGCAAAGGGCCTGCCGACACAGTACAGCCAGGACAAGAGGGACCTGGGGAATGTGGAGGACTATGAAGAGTTCCTGGCGCTGCTCACGGCCGTGTTCGCCGAATGTGGTCGGGTGCTGCGAGCCGGTCGCTACATGGCCGTCGTGGTCTCGGATTTTCGCCACGGTTCCCGCTTCTACCTGTACCACGCGCATCTAGCAGAGCGCATTGAGGCGGTGGGAATCCCGTTGCGCGGCGTGACTATCCTGGCCCAGGACAATAAGAACCTCTATCCCTTCGGTGTACCCAACCAGTTCGTTTCCAACATCCACCACCAGTACATTCTCGTCTTCCAGCGGCCGAAGTAG
- a CDS encoding LysE family transporter, protein MSDPAPRRILGKLFLLAFITGFSGAIMPGPLLVATIGQTTVQGFRAVIGLITGHAILELVIVGLLVSGLQAVINRPRVRGGIGLVGGAALLWMGWDMIAHAADTSIKMQAGQGAYSWAQLLIWGAGLCAANPYFTGWWATIGAGQLAHMAPRSLTEYLAFYLGHEASDYVWYSVVGLLIVSGKDFLLQNVAIYHGVIYTCGIVILLLGLWFVYTGIRFVSGRVNVGSDEAVEG, encoded by the coding sequence GTGTCCGACCCTGCACCCCGGCGCATCTTGGGGAAGCTGTTCCTGCTGGCCTTTATCACTGGATTCAGTGGGGCCATCATGCCTGGTCCCCTGCTGGTGGCCACCATCGGCCAGACCACCGTGCAAGGGTTCCGCGCGGTGATCGGCCTCATCACAGGACACGCGATCCTGGAACTCGTGATCGTGGGGCTGCTGGTGAGTGGGTTGCAGGCAGTGATCAACCGGCCCAGAGTGCGGGGCGGGATTGGTCTCGTGGGCGGCGCGGCGTTGCTGTGGATGGGCTGGGATATGATCGCCCATGCCGCTGACACTTCAATCAAAATGCAGGCGGGTCAGGGCGCGTATTCGTGGGCGCAACTGCTGATCTGGGGAGCGGGGCTGTGCGCGGCGAACCCGTATTTCACGGGCTGGTGGGCAACAATAGGCGCGGGGCAACTGGCGCACATGGCCCCGCGCAGCCTCACGGAGTACCTCGCCTTCTACCTGGGACACGAGGCGTCAGATTACGTCTGGTATTCCGTCGTGGGCCTGCTGATCGTAAGCGGCAAGGACTTCCTGCTGCAGAACGTGGCGATCTACCACGGCGTGATCTACACCTGTGGGATCGTGATACTGCTGCTGGGGCTTTGGTTCGTGTACACGGGGATCCGGTTCGTGTCGGGGAGGGTCAACGTCGGCAGCGACGAGGCAGTGGAAGGGTGA
- a CDS encoding sulfite exporter TauE/SafE family protein: MAAIIAWAQYLAVGLAVGAFSGLIGIGGGIIMVPLIVLLWKTGPDGIKVAIGTSLAVMIPSALAGSWRHHLNGNVDLSLAACLAIGAVLGTVFIGVPLAEHLPGPVLKRIFGLVMVISGLQWSGAWDLVVKLFGGGKAG, encoded by the coding sequence TTGGCTGCAATCATCGCGTGGGCGCAGTATCTGGCCGTAGGGTTGGCGGTAGGGGCATTCTCCGGACTTATCGGCATTGGTGGCGGGATCATCATGGTCCCGCTCATCGTGCTCCTGTGGAAGACGGGCCCGGACGGCATCAAGGTGGCCATCGGCACCTCTCTCGCGGTCATGATCCCTTCGGCCCTTGCAGGGTCGTGGCGGCATCATCTCAACGGCAATGTGGACCTGTCCCTCGCCGCATGCCTGGCCATCGGTGCGGTGCTGGGGACGGTCTTCATCGGCGTGCCCCTTGCCGAGCACCTGCCGGGGCCGGTGCTGAAGCGGATTTTCGGGCTGGTGATGGTGATCTCGGGGCTGCAGTGGTCGGGGGCGTGGGACCTTGTGGTGAAGCTCTTCGGCGGCGGCAAGGCGGGGTAG
- a CDS encoding GNAT family N-acetyltransferase, producing the protein MIELTIIGRDGSACAGDGPVTDAPAEVLEAFRNMYEQVGYTPPWVGYVAREAGNSVGTCAFKGPPADGRVEIAYFTFPQYEGRGVATRMASTLVNIAREADPTLTITARTLPEQNASTRVLSKLGFMLAGTVEDPEDGSVWEWVLQNGG; encoded by the coding sequence ATGATCGAGTTGACAATCATTGGGAGAGATGGGAGCGCCTGCGCGGGCGATGGCCCCGTCACAGATGCGCCGGCAGAAGTGCTGGAGGCATTCCGCAACATGTATGAGCAAGTGGGTTATACTCCGCCCTGGGTGGGCTATGTCGCGCGAGAGGCCGGCAACAGTGTGGGCACCTGCGCCTTCAAGGGCCCACCGGCAGATGGGAGGGTGGAGATCGCGTACTTCACCTTCCCTCAATACGAGGGTCGCGGCGTCGCGACGCGAATGGCATCCACCCTCGTCAATATCGCGCGGGAGGCAGACCCGACGCTGACCATCACTGCGAGGACGCTCCCCGAGCAGAACGCCTCCACGAGGGTGCTGTCGAAGCTCGGATTCATGCTGGCCGGGACGGTGGAGGACCCGGAGGATGGCAGCGTCTGGGAATGGGTGCTGCAGAACGGCGGCTAG
- a CDS encoding D-alanine--D-alanine ligase — protein MSSQRSNGRLHVAVLFGGRSGEHEVSVASARSVVSNLDPEKYEVTLIGITKTGQWVLPEDSQRALTEGPGSVAALPVHALADYGAGIVRPGENGLTRLNQVDVVFPVLHGTYGEDGTVQGLLELAGLPYVGAGVLGSAAGMDKVIMKTLFRAEGLQSADAVHFKRRDWQADRQGILAKIADEIGFPCFVKPANLGSSVGISKAKTPEDLEPAIDLAAEFDLKVLVEQSVENAREIECSVLGNDEPRASVLGEIIPSREFYSYEAKYVDDASGQIIPADLPKDVTEEIRDMAVRAFKAVDCAGLARVDFLVRRDDNEVYISEINTIPGFTQISMYPKLWEASGLPYPKLLDELIRLALERHAERASLRTSYSTG, from the coding sequence ATGTCGTCACAGCGATCCAACGGCCGCCTGCATGTCGCCGTGTTGTTTGGTGGCCGGTCCGGAGAACACGAAGTGTCTGTTGCCTCCGCGAGGTCAGTTGTCAGCAATCTTGATCCCGAGAAATACGAGGTCACCCTCATCGGAATCACCAAGACAGGGCAGTGGGTCTTGCCCGAGGACAGTCAGCGGGCACTCACTGAAGGTCCGGGAAGCGTCGCGGCGCTTCCGGTCCACGCTCTCGCCGACTACGGCGCAGGCATTGTGCGCCCGGGTGAAAACGGCCTCACTCGACTGAACCAGGTGGACGTGGTCTTCCCCGTGCTGCACGGCACGTACGGGGAGGACGGCACCGTTCAGGGGCTACTGGAGCTGGCCGGTCTGCCCTATGTCGGGGCGGGCGTCCTGGGCAGCGCAGCGGGAATGGATAAGGTCATCATGAAGACCCTGTTCCGCGCCGAAGGACTGCAGAGCGCCGACGCTGTTCATTTCAAGCGCCGCGACTGGCAGGCTGACCGGCAGGGCATCCTGGCAAAAATAGCGGACGAAATCGGATTCCCGTGTTTCGTGAAGCCTGCGAACCTTGGCTCCAGCGTGGGCATCAGCAAAGCAAAGACGCCGGAAGATCTGGAGCCGGCAATCGATCTTGCGGCCGAGTTCGATCTGAAGGTGCTGGTGGAACAGTCGGTAGAGAACGCCCGCGAAATCGAGTGCAGCGTCCTGGGCAATGACGAGCCGCGCGCTTCGGTGCTCGGGGAAATCATTCCTTCTCGCGAGTTCTATTCATACGAAGCGAAATACGTGGATGACGCGTCAGGGCAGATCATCCCGGCTGACCTGCCAAAGGACGTGACCGAGGAGATTCGCGACATGGCCGTGCGCGCCTTCAAGGCTGTGGACTGCGCGGGCCTGGCGCGCGTCGACTTCCTCGTGCGCCGCGACGACAATGAGGTCTACATCTCCGAGATCAACACTATCCCCGGCTTCACCCAGATCTCCATGTACCCGAAGCTCTGGGAGGCGTCCGGCCTGCCGTACCCGAAACTCCTGGACGAATTGATTCGTCTGGCGCTGGAGCGACACGCGGAGCGAGCCAGCCTTCGGACGAGTTACTCTACGGGGTAG
- a CDS encoding Gfo/Idh/MocA family oxidoreductase, with product MIKVGLISAATYGYMDAPRTPGSFHGTAFASAFNGYDPEKSKQYQWTFAAASRKMEGVQVTKVWDPHREWAERLADVCSIPEVTDTPEECTVDVDAVCIVDDGSAKQADYAIPAMEKGIPTFIDKPIALTARRAKEIVDVAKRTGAPLMSASSLRFVPDILNLAAEVPSLGDINLATTICGNALVYYGIHALETAYAVLGPGAVSSYNVGQPGRNVVRVRYANGRDLILMVAEREYMRAGYQINLYGTGGWRSVMPDLSDLYIYLLEQFLNMIREGRKFVVPLDEIVEVIAVLEAGERSLAEGREVFIEEVLA from the coding sequence ATGATCAAGGTTGGGCTCATATCCGCAGCAACCTACGGTTACATGGACGCACCCCGCACCCCGGGGTCCTTCCACGGAACGGCGTTCGCCAGTGCATTCAACGGCTATGACCCGGAGAAGTCCAAGCAGTATCAGTGGACCTTCGCCGCGGCCAGCCGCAAGATGGAGGGTGTGCAGGTCACAAAGGTCTGGGACCCGCATCGTGAGTGGGCCGAGAGGCTCGCCGACGTCTGCTCCATCCCCGAAGTCACCGACACGCCCGAGGAATGCACGGTAGACGTGGACGCGGTCTGCATTGTGGATGACGGGTCCGCGAAGCAGGCGGACTATGCGATCCCCGCGATGGAGAAGGGCATCCCGACTTTCATCGACAAGCCCATTGCCCTCACCGCGAGGAGAGCCAAGGAGATCGTGGATGTGGCCAAGCGCACCGGCGCTCCGCTCATGTCCGCGAGTTCGTTGCGATTCGTGCCGGACATCCTCAATCTGGCCGCGGAAGTTCCGAGCCTCGGAGACATCAATCTCGCGACGACCATCTGCGGCAATGCCCTGGTCTACTACGGCATTCACGCGCTGGAGACGGCCTACGCAGTGCTCGGGCCCGGTGCGGTGAGCAGCTACAACGTGGGCCAGCCTGGGCGCAATGTAGTGCGTGTGCGGTACGCCAACGGCCGCGATCTCATCCTCATGGTAGCCGAACGCGAGTACATGCGCGCGGGGTACCAGATCAACCTGTACGGCACCGGGGGCTGGCGATCGGTGATGCCCGACCTGTCCGACCTGTACATCTATCTCCTGGAGCAGTTCCTGAACATGATCCGCGAAGGCCGCAAGTTCGTGGTTCCGCTGGACGAAATCGTGGAGGTCATCGCGGTTCTGGAAGCCGGGGAGCGTTCCCTGGCCGAGGGCCGCGAGGTGTTCATCGAGGAAGTCCTGGCCTGA